A genomic stretch from Arachis stenosperma cultivar V10309 chromosome 3, arast.V10309.gnm1.PFL2, whole genome shotgun sequence includes:
- the LOC130967619 gene encoding LEAF RUST 10 DISEASE-RESISTANCE LOCUS RECEPTOR-LIKE PROTEIN KINASE-like 1.2: MAVQIHENLVRSTFTISLLCLATLAKLSISQEYEACSKAYSCGEIANIYYPFWGGSRPSYCGISQQFKLSCDANHNTSIQIGSQTFHVLNIDQPACNITMVRTGIAYDQCSSHLTNTSLETSMFRFSPNVRNVSIFYDCAGNNSETIHSFPCKDDPKKRAFYGDLGVAVAQNCKGVHVEVQAIEEVRANEDGIEGLNRALSAGFDVNYSSPFDIQRCIGCMSTKGICGSKDEFQFTCYCPDGTNHALDCSHHHSKLNWKKKVAIGVAAAVLSAVILGIAFSLYYRRWKKNFQDVSFIPSHSMSSFLEDTEKGHQKYSGLQFFAYRELQEATNNFDSDRELGDGGFGKVYFGKLGDGRFVAVKKMYENNYRTVEQFMNEVEILTGLRHQNLVSLYGCNSSHSSELMLVYEYVCNGTVADHLHGKKAKSGALCWDTRMNIAIDTASALVYLHASDIIHRDVKTNNILLDDHFRAKVADFGLSRLFPNHLTHISTAPQGTPGYVDPEYHEYYQLTDRSDVYSFGVVLIELISSMRAVDITRHRHEINLSNMAMKKIQSGALHEIVDKSLGFESDLRVRKMINGVAELAFRCLQSSKDMRPSMVQVLDTLKDIQSDGKYKSKPEVMDISKQEDNDATLLKNEPPPPSPDSNGKV; the protein is encoded by the exons ATGGCGGTGCAAATACATGAAAACCTTGTTAGATCAACGTTCACTATATCTCTGTTATGCTTGGCCACTTTGGCAAAACTTTCAATCTCTCAAGAATATGAAGCGTGCTCCAAGGCTTACAGCTGCGGAGAAATAGCCAACATCTACTATCCTTTCTGGGGAGGGAGCAGGCCAAGCTATTGCGGCATCAGCCAGCAATTCAAGCTCAGCTGCGACGCTAATCACAACACCTCCATTCAAATTGGCTCACAGACTTTTCATGTGCTGAATATCGATCAACCTGCTTGCAACATAACAATGGTTAGAACTGGGATTGCCTATGATCAATGCTCTTCTCATTTAACCAACACTTCCTTAGAGACAAGCATGTTTCGCTTCTCGCCAAACGTTAGGAACGTCTCAATCTTCTATGACTGCGCTGGCAACAACAGTGAAACAATACACTCTTTCCCTTGCAAGGATGATCCCAAAAAGCGAGCTTTTTATGGGGATTTGGGAGTGGCGGTGGCTCAGAACTGCAAAGGAGTTCATGTGGAAGTGCAGGCGATAGAGGAAGTGAGAGCTAATGAGGATGGAATTGAAGGGTTGAATAGAGCCTTGAGTGCTGGGTTTGATGTGAATTATAGTTCACCTTTTGACATTCAAAGATGCATAGGATGCATGTCGACTAAGGGAATATGCGGATCCAAAGATGAGTTTCAGTTTACTTGCTATTGCCCTGATGGAACTAATCATGCTTTGGATTGTTCTCATCATCATA gtaaattgaattggaagaagaAAGTTGCTATAG GAGTTGCTGCTGCTGTGCTTAGTGCAGTTATATTAGGCATTGCCTTTAGTCTCTATTACCGTCGATGGAAGAAGAATTTTCAAGATGTATCATTTATACCATCTCATAGCATGTCTTCTTTTTTAGAAGACACTGAAAAGGGACATCAAAAATACTCTGGACTCCAATTCTTTGCCTATAGAGAACTTCAAGAGGCCACAAACAACTTTGATTCGGACAGAGAACTAGGAGATGGAGGCTTTGGGAAAGTATATTTTG GAAAACTTGGAGACGGCCGTTTTGTTGCTGTGAAAAAGATGTATGAGAACAATTACAGGACAGTAGAGCAATTTATGAATGAAGTTGAGATCTTAACAGGCTTGCGCCACCAAAATCTGGTATCACTGTATGGATGTAATTCCAGCCACAGCAGCGAATTAATGCTTGTCTACGAATATGTTTGCAACGGAACAGTTGCAGATCATCTCCACGGGAAGAAAGCGAAATCTGGTGCTCTATGTTGGGATACTCGAATGAACATTGCTATAGACACAGCTAGTGCATTGGTATATCTTCATGCTTCAGACATCATCCATAGAGATGTTAAAACCAATAATATCCTTCTTGATGATCACTTTAGAGCCAAGGTAGCCGATTTTGGACTCTCAAGACTATTTCCAAACCACTTAACTCACATTTCCACAGCGCCACAAGGCACACCTGGTTATGTTGATCCGGAGTACCACGAGTACTACCAGCTGACAGATAGAAGCGATGTATACAGCTTTGGAGTTGTGCTGATTGAGCTAATATCTTCAATGCGTGCAGTTGACATAACAAGGCATAGGCATGAGATCAATTTGTCCAACATGGCCATGAAGAAGATTCAGAGTGGTGCGTTGCATGAGATTGTAGACAAAAGCCTTGGATTCGAATCGGATTTGAGGGTAAGGAAGATGATCAATGGTGTTGCAGAGTTGGCATTTCGGTGCTTGCAGAGTTCTAAGGATATGAGGCCTTCAATGGTACAAGTGTTGGATACTTTGAAGGATATACAAAGTGATGGGAAATATAAAAGCAAACCAGAGGTGATGGATATATCAAAACAAGAAGATAATGATGCAACCCTGCTTAAGAACGAACCACCTCCACCTTCACCTGATTCAAATGGAAAAGTATAA
- the LOC130970067 gene encoding uncharacterized protein LOC130970067 isoform X3, with amino-acid sequence MQLSFDAPPESPDVAANPNNEAEEENPELGALLSEQMRTHESFCEPNIKPDEINPITPEPLGENGDFAVHLHSPLTIEAKQLKLDSDSNGSPRTPKGSVFDPFAPGPEHLMRAPQESLSDQEIFDSLCKDLMKVIVSNQTEVAYCTTPPKLLPVFSASPGTCPPAPIKLRSGANPRNTNTEVGLCKKLEF; translated from the exons ATGCAGCTATCGTTTGATGCGCCTCCTGAGTCCCCAGATGTTGCGGCAAACCCTAACAACGAAGCAGAGGAAGAGAACCCCGAACTTGg GGCTTTACTCTCGGAGCAGATGAGAACACACGAGTCCTTCTGCGAACCCAATATAAAACCG GATGAGATTAATCCTATCACTCCTGAGCCTCTTGGAGAGAATGGAGACTTTGCCGTTCACCTTCATTCTCCCCTTACCATAGAAGCGAAACAACTCAAACTGGACTCTGATTCAAATGGTAGCCCTCGAACACCTAAAGGCAGTGTTTTTGACCCCTTTGCACCTGGTCCTGAACATTTGATGCGTGCGCCACAGG AATCTCTTTCGGATCAAGAGATCTTTGACTCTTTATGCAAGGATCTTATGAAGGTCATTGTTTCAAATCAGACTGAGGTTGCTTATTGTACGACGCCTCCTAAGCTTTTGCCGGTATTCAGTGCCAGCCCTGGTACTTGTCCTCCTGCACCTATCAAATTGAGATCAGGAGCCAATCCAAGGAATACGAATACTGAGGTGGGCTTATGCAAGAAGCTTGAGTTCTGA
- the LOC130970067 gene encoding uncharacterized protein LOC130970067 isoform X2, translating into MQLSFDAPPESPDVAANPNNEAEEENPELGALLSEQMRTHESFCEPNIKPDEINPITPEPLGENGDFAVHLHSPLTIEAKQLKLDSDSNGSPRTPKGSVFDPFAPGPEHLMRAPQEESLSDQEIFDSLCKDLMKVIVSNQTEVAYCTTPPKLLPVFSASPGTCPPAPIKLRSGANPRNTNTEVGLCKKLEF; encoded by the exons ATGCAGCTATCGTTTGATGCGCCTCCTGAGTCCCCAGATGTTGCGGCAAACCCTAACAACGAAGCAGAGGAAGAGAACCCCGAACTTGg GGCTTTACTCTCGGAGCAGATGAGAACACACGAGTCCTTCTGCGAACCCAATATAAAACCG GATGAGATTAATCCTATCACTCCTGAGCCTCTTGGAGAGAATGGAGACTTTGCCGTTCACCTTCATTCTCCCCTTACCATAGAAGCGAAACAACTCAAACTGGACTCTGATTCAAATGGTAGCCCTCGAACACCTAAAGGCAGTGTTTTTGACCCCTTTGCACCTGGTCCTGAACATTTGATGCGTGCGCCACAGG AAGAATCTCTTTCGGATCAAGAGATCTTTGACTCTTTATGCAAGGATCTTATGAAGGTCATTGTTTCAAATCAGACTGAGGTTGCTTATTGTACGACGCCTCCTAAGCTTTTGCCGGTATTCAGTGCCAGCCCTGGTACTTGTCCTCCTGCACCTATCAAATTGAGATCAGGAGCCAATCCAAGGAATACGAATACTGAGGTGGGCTTATGCAAGAAGCTTGAGTTCTGA
- the LOC130970067 gene encoding uncharacterized protein LOC130970067 isoform X1 — MQLSFDAPPESPDVAANPNNEAEEENPELGALLSEQMRTHESFCEPNIKPDEINPITPEPLGENGDFAVHLHSPLTIEAKQLKLDSDSNGSPRTPKGSVFDPFAPGPEHLMRAPQGKKYLELNIGVSRRLDFPHSHSLDASYDEEESLSDQEIFDSLCKDLMKVIVSNQTEVAYCTTPPKLLPVFSASPGTCPPAPIKLRSGANPRNTNTEVGLCKKLEF; from the exons ATGCAGCTATCGTTTGATGCGCCTCCTGAGTCCCCAGATGTTGCGGCAAACCCTAACAACGAAGCAGAGGAAGAGAACCCCGAACTTGg GGCTTTACTCTCGGAGCAGATGAGAACACACGAGTCCTTCTGCGAACCCAATATAAAACCG GATGAGATTAATCCTATCACTCCTGAGCCTCTTGGAGAGAATGGAGACTTTGCCGTTCACCTTCATTCTCCCCTTACCATAGAAGCGAAACAACTCAAACTGGACTCTGATTCAAATGGTAGCCCTCGAACACCTAAAGGCAGTGTTTTTGACCCCTTTGCACCTGGTCCTGAACATTTGATGCGTGCGCCACAGGGTAAAAAATATCTTGAATTAAATATCGGTGTTTCTAGGCGACTTGATTTTCCTCACTCTCACTCTCTTGATGCTTCCTATGATGAAGAAGAATCTCTTTCGGATCAAGAGATCTTTGACTCTTTATGCAAGGATCTTATGAAGGTCATTGTTTCAAATCAGACTGAGGTTGCTTATTGTACGACGCCTCCTAAGCTTTTGCCGGTATTCAGTGCCAGCCCTGGTACTTGTCCTCCTGCACCTATCAAATTGAGATCAGGAGCCAATCCAAGGAATACGAATACTGAGGTGGGCTTATGCAAGAAGCTTGAGTTCTGA
- the LOC130969319 gene encoding proline-rich receptor-like protein kinase PERK1 isoform X1 has protein sequence MHVFLVSKYRVVIIGFAVVRYISLMKWRCALFECCFACTTSDASTEFDIKSQLPNLGYTELSSACHHFHPSKNLGTRAYHKVYHGILEDFREVAIQRLSASEFQFIEKHVEGCRIRILSLLPHKNVVSVYGYSSNGKEFLLAHEYVPNGALHNHLHGQGSKRLTLPWDTRLDIAIDVANALAYLHSNGIIHNQVTSHNILLDENLGAKVKNCLGSWQLARGPSGFVSHNGEFCLNFKNDIYSFGVVLCELLTSKPSYMKRENLLDMKLATFTISRIENNALEEILDPSLGFESDPAVKQMLTSVAVLAYQCLIHDVPLRPSMAQVLEGLKGIREQRRDLNLTADFKSETLTLAFFWDYMKSQFQIFSYDVLAKATNHFENYVGKGGFGTVYYGKLPQGYEVAIKRFHEKKEKTRKQFTREVEILSLMRHQNLVSLYGRSSDDSDELLLVYEYVSNGSLSTYLHRNSGNILPWATRLNIAIETASALAYLHHSGIIHRDVKPSNILLDKNLSAKVADFGLARFLPLGDLDFVTHVSTAPVGTPAYIDPENFEFNKVSDKSDVYSYGMVLFQLISSMPSTVRQGPQLFTLANFAMGKILNNELEELVDPSLGFHSDSSVMETITAVAELAFQCVQHPKEFRLSMKQVLETLEGIKQGSWGFNQIT, from the exons atgcATGTTTTCCTTGTATCTAAGTACCGGGTAGTCATCATTGGATTTGCAGTAGTGAGATATATCAGCCTTATGAAGTGGAGGTGTGCCCTTTTTGAGTGCTGCTTTGCGTGCACTACTTCTGATGCATCCACCGAGTTTGATATTAAGTCACAGTTACCAAACTTGGGTTATACTGAACTTTCCAGTGCCTGTCATCATTTTCATCCATCCAAGAATCTTGGAACTAGAGCATATCACAAGGTATATCATG GTATACTAGAAGATTTTCGTGAAGTTGCAATCCAACGCTTATCGGCAAGTGAATTCCAATTCATTGAAAAGCATGTAGAAGGCTGCAGAATCAGAATCTTAAGTCTTTTGCCGCATAAAAATGTGGTGTCTGTGTATGGGTACAGTTCTAATGGGAAAGAATTCCTGCTAGCACATGAGTACGTTCCAAATGGTGCTCTTCATAATCATCTTCATGGCCAAGGATCAAAGCGTCTCACGTTGCCATGGGATACCCGATTGGATATTGCTATTGATGTTGCCAATGCGTTGGCATATCTTCACTCTAATGGCATCATCCACAACCAGGTAACATCCCACAATATTCTTCTGGATGAAAACTTAGGTGCAAAAGTTAAGAACTGTCTTGGATCATGGCAACTTGCCAGAGGCCCTTCTGGTTTTGTTTCACATAATGGTGAATTTTGTCTTAACTTCAAGAATGACATATACAGCTTTGGGGTGGTGTTGTGTGAGCTTTTAACATCCAAGCCCTCGTACATGAAGAGGGAAAACTTACTAGACATGAAGCTTGCTACTTTCACAATCAGTAGAATCGAAAACAATGCGTTGGAGGAGATATTGGATCCAAGCCTTGGGTTTGAATCAGACCCTGCCGTAAAGCAGATGCTAACTTCTGTGGCAGTGTTAGCATATCAGTGCTTGATTCATGATGTGCCTCTAAGGCCATCCATGGCACAGGTGCTTGAGGGTTTGAAGGGCATCAGAGAACAGAGAAGGGACTTAAATTTGACTGCAG ATTTCAAGTCCGAAACTCTGACATTGGCATTTTTCTGGGATTACATGAAGTCACAATTCCAAATCTTTTCTTATGATGTGCTTGCAAAAGCAACTAACCATTTTGAGAATTATGTTGGGAAAGGAGGCTTTGGGACTGTTTACTATG GGAAGCTCCCACAAGGATATGAGGTAGCAATCAAACGTTTCCatgaaaagaaagagaagacaaGAAAGCAATTCACGAGAGAAGTTGAGATCCTAAGTCTCATGCGCCATCAGAATCTGGTCTCGCTGTATGGCCGCAGTTCTGATGACAGTGATGAACTCCTGTTAGTTTACGAGTATGTCTCCAACGGTTCTCTATCAACCTATCTCCATCGAAATTCTGGAAACATACTACCATGGGCTACCAGATTAAATATTGCCATTGAGACTGCTTCTGCACTAGCCTATCTTCACCATTCTGGTATAATTCACCGCGATGTCAAACCCAGCAACATTCTCTTGGACAAAAATCTAAGTGCCAAAGTTGCAGATTTCGGCCTAGCCCGGTTTCTTCCACTTGGGGATCTTGATTTTGTTACTCATGTTTCTACTGCTCCAGTAGGAACCCCTGCTTATATAGATCCTGAGAACTTTGAATTCAATAAGGTGAGTGACAAAAGCGATGTATATAGCTATGGCATGGTTTTGTTTCAGCTCATATCATCCATGCCTTCCACTGTAAGGCAAGGGCCGCAGCTTTTTACTTTGGCTAACTTTGCAATGGGAAAGATCTTGAACAATGAGTTGGAAGAGCTTGTGGATCCAAGTCTTGGCTTTCACTCGGACAGTAGTGTTATGGAAACTATAACTGCAGTGGCAGAGTTGGCATTTCAGTGTGTGCAGCATCCTAAAGAATTCAGGCTATCAATGAAGCAGGTCTTAGAGACATTGGAGGGCATAAAGCAAGGTTCTTGGGGGTTCAACCAGATAACATAA
- the LOC130969319 gene encoding LEAF RUST 10 DISEASE-RESISTANCE LOCUS RECEPTOR-LIKE PROTEIN KINASE-like 1.1 isoform X2, with protein MHVFLVSKYRVVIIGFAVVRYISLMKWRCALFECCFACTTSDASTEFDIKSQLPNLGYTELSSACHHFHPSKNLGTRAYHKVYHGILEDFREVAIQRLSASEFQFIEKHVEGCRIRILSLLPHKNVVSVYGYSSNGKEFLLAHEYVPNGALHNHLHGQGSKRLTLPWDTRLDIAIDVANALAYLHSNGIIHNQVTSHNILLDENLGAKVKNCLGSWQLARGPSGFVSHNGEFCLNFKNDIYSFGVVLCELLTSKPSYMKRENLLDMKLATFTISRIENNALEEILDPSLGFESDPAVKQMLTSVAVLAYQCLIHDVPLRPSMAQVLEGLKGIREQRRDLNLTAGKLPQGYEVAIKRFHEKKEKTRKQFTREVEILSLMRHQNLVSLYGRSSDDSDELLLVYEYVSNGSLSTYLHRNSGNILPWATRLNIAIETASALAYLHHSGIIHRDVKPSNILLDKNLSAKVADFGLARFLPLGDLDFVTHVSTAPVGTPAYIDPENFEFNKVSDKSDVYSYGMVLFQLISSMPSTVRQGPQLFTLANFAMGKILNNELEELVDPSLGFHSDSSVMETITAVAELAFQCVQHPKEFRLSMKQVLETLEGIKQGSWGFNQIT; from the exons atgcATGTTTTCCTTGTATCTAAGTACCGGGTAGTCATCATTGGATTTGCAGTAGTGAGATATATCAGCCTTATGAAGTGGAGGTGTGCCCTTTTTGAGTGCTGCTTTGCGTGCACTACTTCTGATGCATCCACCGAGTTTGATATTAAGTCACAGTTACCAAACTTGGGTTATACTGAACTTTCCAGTGCCTGTCATCATTTTCATCCATCCAAGAATCTTGGAACTAGAGCATATCACAAGGTATATCATG GTATACTAGAAGATTTTCGTGAAGTTGCAATCCAACGCTTATCGGCAAGTGAATTCCAATTCATTGAAAAGCATGTAGAAGGCTGCAGAATCAGAATCTTAAGTCTTTTGCCGCATAAAAATGTGGTGTCTGTGTATGGGTACAGTTCTAATGGGAAAGAATTCCTGCTAGCACATGAGTACGTTCCAAATGGTGCTCTTCATAATCATCTTCATGGCCAAGGATCAAAGCGTCTCACGTTGCCATGGGATACCCGATTGGATATTGCTATTGATGTTGCCAATGCGTTGGCATATCTTCACTCTAATGGCATCATCCACAACCAGGTAACATCCCACAATATTCTTCTGGATGAAAACTTAGGTGCAAAAGTTAAGAACTGTCTTGGATCATGGCAACTTGCCAGAGGCCCTTCTGGTTTTGTTTCACATAATGGTGAATTTTGTCTTAACTTCAAGAATGACATATACAGCTTTGGGGTGGTGTTGTGTGAGCTTTTAACATCCAAGCCCTCGTACATGAAGAGGGAAAACTTACTAGACATGAAGCTTGCTACTTTCACAATCAGTAGAATCGAAAACAATGCGTTGGAGGAGATATTGGATCCAAGCCTTGGGTTTGAATCAGACCCTGCCGTAAAGCAGATGCTAACTTCTGTGGCAGTGTTAGCATATCAGTGCTTGATTCATGATGTGCCTCTAAGGCCATCCATGGCACAGGTGCTTGAGGGTTTGAAGGGCATCAGAGAACAGAGAAGGGACTTAAATTTGACTGCAG GGAAGCTCCCACAAGGATATGAGGTAGCAATCAAACGTTTCCatgaaaagaaagagaagacaaGAAAGCAATTCACGAGAGAAGTTGAGATCCTAAGTCTCATGCGCCATCAGAATCTGGTCTCGCTGTATGGCCGCAGTTCTGATGACAGTGATGAACTCCTGTTAGTTTACGAGTATGTCTCCAACGGTTCTCTATCAACCTATCTCCATCGAAATTCTGGAAACATACTACCATGGGCTACCAGATTAAATATTGCCATTGAGACTGCTTCTGCACTAGCCTATCTTCACCATTCTGGTATAATTCACCGCGATGTCAAACCCAGCAACATTCTCTTGGACAAAAATCTAAGTGCCAAAGTTGCAGATTTCGGCCTAGCCCGGTTTCTTCCACTTGGGGATCTTGATTTTGTTACTCATGTTTCTACTGCTCCAGTAGGAACCCCTGCTTATATAGATCCTGAGAACTTTGAATTCAATAAGGTGAGTGACAAAAGCGATGTATATAGCTATGGCATGGTTTTGTTTCAGCTCATATCATCCATGCCTTCCACTGTAAGGCAAGGGCCGCAGCTTTTTACTTTGGCTAACTTTGCAATGGGAAAGATCTTGAACAATGAGTTGGAAGAGCTTGTGGATCCAAGTCTTGGCTTTCACTCGGACAGTAGTGTTATGGAAACTATAACTGCAGTGGCAGAGTTGGCATTTCAGTGTGTGCAGCATCCTAAAGAATTCAGGCTATCAATGAAGCAGGTCTTAGAGACATTGGAGGGCATAAAGCAAGGTTCTTGGGGGTTCAACCAGATAACATAA
- the LOC130969319 gene encoding LEAF RUST 10 DISEASE-RESISTANCE LOCUS RECEPTOR-LIKE PROTEIN KINASE-like 1.4 isoform X3, with protein MSTFQMVLFIIIFMAKDQSVSRCHGIPDWILLLMLPMRWHIFTLMASSTTSFGVVLCELLTSKPSYMKRENLLDMKLATFTISRIENNALEEILDPSLGFESDPAVKQMLTSVAVLAYQCLIHDVPLRPSMAQVLEGLKGIREQRRDLNLTADFKSETLTLAFFWDYMKSQFQIFSYDVLAKATNHFENYVGKGGFGTVYYGKLPQGYEVAIKRFHEKKEKTRKQFTREVEILSLMRHQNLVSLYGRSSDDSDELLLVYEYVSNGSLSTYLHRNSGNILPWATRLNIAIETASALAYLHHSGIIHRDVKPSNILLDKNLSAKVADFGLARFLPLGDLDFVTHVSTAPVGTPAYIDPENFEFNKVSDKSDVYSYGMVLFQLISSMPSTVRQGPQLFTLANFAMGKILNNELEELVDPSLGFHSDSSVMETITAVAELAFQCVQHPKEFRLSMKQVLETLEGIKQGSWGFNQIT; from the exons ATGAGTACGTTCCAAATGGTGCTCTTCATAATCATCTTCATGGCCAAGGATCAAAGCGTCTCACGTTGCCATGGGATACCCGATTGGATATTGCTATTGATGTTGCCAATGCGTTGGCATATCTTCACTCTAATGGCATCATCCACAACCAG CTTTGGGGTGGTGTTGTGTGAGCTTTTAACATCCAAGCCCTCGTACATGAAGAGGGAAAACTTACTAGACATGAAGCTTGCTACTTTCACAATCAGTAGAATCGAAAACAATGCGTTGGAGGAGATATTGGATCCAAGCCTTGGGTTTGAATCAGACCCTGCCGTAAAGCAGATGCTAACTTCTGTGGCAGTGTTAGCATATCAGTGCTTGATTCATGATGTGCCTCTAAGGCCATCCATGGCACAGGTGCTTGAGGGTTTGAAGGGCATCAGAGAACAGAGAAGGGACTTAAATTTGACTGCAG ATTTCAAGTCCGAAACTCTGACATTGGCATTTTTCTGGGATTACATGAAGTCACAATTCCAAATCTTTTCTTATGATGTGCTTGCAAAAGCAACTAACCATTTTGAGAATTATGTTGGGAAAGGAGGCTTTGGGACTGTTTACTATG GGAAGCTCCCACAAGGATATGAGGTAGCAATCAAACGTTTCCatgaaaagaaagagaagacaaGAAAGCAATTCACGAGAGAAGTTGAGATCCTAAGTCTCATGCGCCATCAGAATCTGGTCTCGCTGTATGGCCGCAGTTCTGATGACAGTGATGAACTCCTGTTAGTTTACGAGTATGTCTCCAACGGTTCTCTATCAACCTATCTCCATCGAAATTCTGGAAACATACTACCATGGGCTACCAGATTAAATATTGCCATTGAGACTGCTTCTGCACTAGCCTATCTTCACCATTCTGGTATAATTCACCGCGATGTCAAACCCAGCAACATTCTCTTGGACAAAAATCTAAGTGCCAAAGTTGCAGATTTCGGCCTAGCCCGGTTTCTTCCACTTGGGGATCTTGATTTTGTTACTCATGTTTCTACTGCTCCAGTAGGAACCCCTGCTTATATAGATCCTGAGAACTTTGAATTCAATAAGGTGAGTGACAAAAGCGATGTATATAGCTATGGCATGGTTTTGTTTCAGCTCATATCATCCATGCCTTCCACTGTAAGGCAAGGGCCGCAGCTTTTTACTTTGGCTAACTTTGCAATGGGAAAGATCTTGAACAATGAGTTGGAAGAGCTTGTGGATCCAAGTCTTGGCTTTCACTCGGACAGTAGTGTTATGGAAACTATAACTGCAGTGGCAGAGTTGGCATTTCAGTGTGTGCAGCATCCTAAAGAATTCAGGCTATCAATGAAGCAGGTCTTAGAGACATTGGAGGGCATAAAGCAAGGTTCTTGGGGGTTCAACCAGATAACATAA
- the LOC130969322 gene encoding uncharacterized protein LOC130969322, translated as MLGTALQFRGVRGEDRFYIPVKARKNQNQRKQLHRPKNAAEPETTDSAPKTKLLDSENNNSNHESLCSLSKPSPCESVETASNIDRFLESTTPLVPAQYFSKTTMRGWKTCDVEYQSYFTLDDLWESFKEWSAYGAGVPLLLDQNESVVQYYVPYLSAIQLYGQSSQKSSAKPRYTSEDSDGDYYRDSCSDESSDYEYGKRTDQFIGQSSQYLTGDVSLGMSRLSVHDKPNTIQEGFSSDDSETGNPQDLVFEYFEPDPPYSREPLADKVLYLARHYPGLKSLRSCDLLPASWMSVAWYPIYRIPTGPTLKDLDACFLTYHTLHTPSTGGGRTPAPVLVYPNEMDGIPKISLPTFAMASYKLKGSMWMKKGVGEGQLVNSLFQAADNWLRLLQVNHPDYQFFKSWRRTTGEVN; from the exons ATGCTAGGAACTGCACTGCAATTTAGGGGTGTTCGCGGTGAGGATCGGTTCTACATTCCGGTGAAGGCAAGGAAGAATCAGAATCAGCGCAAACAGCTTCACAGACCCAAGAACGCTGCTGAACCTGAAACTACTGATTCAGCTCCGAAGACTAAGCTTCTAGATTCCGAGAATAACAATTCCAATCATGAATCTTTGTGTTCTTTGTCAAAGCCATCTCCTTGTGAATCTGTAGAAACTGCTAGTAACATTGATAGGTTCTTGGAGTCCACAACTCCATTAGTCCCCGCACAGTATTTCTCAAAG ACAACAATGAGAGGTTGGAAAACTTGTGATGTTGAGTATCAGTCTTATTTCACTCTTGATGATCTGTGGGAGTCATTCAAGGAGTGGAGCGCGTATGGTGCAGGAGTGCCCTTGCTTCTTGATCAGAATGAATCTGTTGTACAATATTATGTGCCTTATTTGTCAGCCATCCAACTGTATGGTCAATCTTCTCAGAAGTCAAGTGCTAAGCCAAG GTACACCAGTGAAGACAGTGATGGTGATTACTACAGAGATTCATGTAGCGATGAAAGCAGTGATTATGAATATGGGAAAAGGACTGATCAGTTTATAGGACAGAGTAGTCAATATCTTACAGGTGATGTTTCTTTAGGAATGAGCAGGCTTTCTGTACATGATAAGCCCAACACAATACAAGAAGGCTTTTCCAGTGATGACAGTGAAACTGGAAATCCTCAGGATCTAGTTTTTGAGTATTTTGAACCAGATCCTCCTTATAGCCGTGAACCATTGGCTGACAAG GTACTATATCTTGCACGCCACTATCCTGGCCTAAAGTCATTAAGAAGTTGTGATTTATTGCCAGCTAGTTGGATGTCTGTGGCATG GTATCCTATATATCGAATACCCACAGGTCCAACATTAAAAGATTTAGATGCCTGCTTTCTTACATACCATACACTACATACACCCTCAACAG GTGGTGGTCGTACTCCGGCTCCCGTATTGGTTTATCCCAATGAGATGGATGGCATACCAAAGATTTCATTGCCCACTTTTGCAATGGCCTCCTATAAGTTAAAGGGATCCATGTGGATGAAAAAAGGAGTTGGTGAGGGTCAACTGGTGAATTCCCTCTTTCAGGCTGCAGATAACTGGTTAAGGCTTCTTCAGGTGAACCACCCAGATTATCAGTTCTTTAAATCATGGCGCCGCACCACAGGTGAAGTAAATTAG